Proteins co-encoded in one Alphaproteobacteria bacterium genomic window:
- a CDS encoding DUF3576 domain-containing protein yields the protein MTLRKSLFFTALFSLLVAGCGLEGDTSEFPKNPDDVRKERVGKLTGEDGILLSGSEKKGDEGNNPLGVNSFLWRATLDTLAFMPLASADPFGGVVLTDWYEDPKARGERFKVNALILDRQLRADSVKVRMFKQKQDEKTKQWLDQTVDDATNRKLEDAILTRARQLRVAQLGY from the coding sequence ATGACGTTGCGTAAATCTCTCTTCTTTACTGCTCTTTTTTCATTGTTAGTTGCGGGTTGTGGCCTTGAAGGCGACACTAGTGAATTCCCCAAAAACCCAGACGATGTTCGCAAAGAACGCGTGGGCAAACTTACAGGGGAAGACGGTATTTTGCTAAGTGGCAGCGAAAAAAAGGGCGACGAAGGCAATAATCCGCTTGGGGTAAACAGCTTCCTATGGCGCGCAACGCTGGATACCTTGGCATTCATGCCGCTTGCCTCGGCTGACCCATTTGGCGGCGTGGTGCTCACCGATTGGTATGAAGACCCCAAAGCACGCGGCGAGCGCTTCAAGGTCAATGCGCTTATTCTCGATCGTCAATTGCGTGCGGATAGCGTGAAAGTGCGTATGTTCAAGCAGAAGCAGGACGAGAAAACGAAACAATGGCTGGATCAAACCGTCGATGATGCGACGAATCGCAAGCTTGAAGATGCCATTCTGACGCGCGCGCGCCAACTTCGTGTTGCACAACTAGGTTACTAA